In one Fundulus heteroclitus isolate FHET01 chromosome 3, MU-UCD_Fhet_4.1, whole genome shotgun sequence genomic region, the following are encoded:
- the LOC118557701 gene encoding putative C-type lectin domain family 20 member A: MDHRFTRMTLLFFGFTISACSIVREFYYINIAKTWDEAQQYCREKYTDLAKIESEEDISKLRAVFPYNWVWFGLRDDPKSWKNTIGTDANSWRWSTTGETGKTNYHSWSPGEPNYGNARETCVVMTSTGQWADRRCNLQQNFVCFKITEKNKKEYVYIPVKETWSSALTYCRTHHRDLALIENVAENAEAQRAIPTGGEVWIGLYRVPWTWSDQSQTSFQPWYYTSLNNVGGKQHCGTENKLHQWADEDCSVRRAFICHRGDI; encoded by the exons ATGGACCATCGTTTCACTCGGATGACTCTTCTGTTCTTTG GATTTACCATCAGCGCCTGTTCAATAGTACGGGAGTTTTACTACATCAACATAGCCAAGACCTGGGATGAAGCACAGCAATACTGCAGAGAGAAATACACAGATCTAGCCAAGATTGAAAGTGAAGAGGACATAAGCAAGTTGAGAGCTGTTTTTCCCTACAACTGGGTGTGGTTTGGACTCAGGGACGACCCAAAATCGTGGAAAAACACCATCGGCACTGATGCCAACTCCTGGAGATGGTCAACAACAGGAGAAACTGGAAAAACGAATTACCACTCATGGAGCCCAGGTGAACCAAACTATGGAAACGCACGGGAAACGTGTGTGGTGATGACCAGTACAGGACAGTGGGCTGATCGGAGATGCAACCTGCAACAAAACTTCGTCTGTTTTAAAa ttacagagaaaaacaagaaagaataCGTTTACATCCCAGTCAAGGAAACGTGGAGTTCTGCTCTGACCTACTGCAGGACTCACCACAGAGACCTGGCTTTGATCGAGAACGTGGCAGAAAACGCCGAAGCCCAAAGAGCAATTCCAACAGGAGGCGAAGTTTGGATCGGTCTGTACAGGGTGCCGTGGACTTGGTCCGACCAGAGCCAAACTTCCTTCCAACCCTGGTACTACACCAGTCTGAATAACGTCGGTGGTAAACAGCACTGTGGAACAGAAAATAAGTTGCATCAATGGGCCGATGAAGACTGTAGCGTTAGGAGAGCCTTCATCTGCCATCGAGGTGACatttaa